CCTGGCGTGGGTGCGACAACACATGGAGGGTCCTTCCCTTGTTCAGTGACAGCAGAAGGGGAGCGGCTCCCAGAGGCAGCAGGTGGTCTGCGTGCCCCTGGGAGCGCGCTCCCCTGGTCCCCACCTCCCCGTGGTGAGGAAGGTCCGGCGCACCCCTTTGCGCAGGACCCGTGTTCGTGCGCCCGGACCACTCCCCTGTGGTGGTCCCGGTGCAACAGCCCCCTACGGCGGCCGGGCTGGTCAGCCCAGGGCGGCGTCGAGGGTGATCGTGGTGCCGGCCAGCGCCTGGCTGACCGGGCATCCGGCCTTGGCGGCCTCGGCGGCGGCGACGAACTCGTCACCGGTGATGTTCTCGACCACACCCCGCACGCTGAGCCGGATGCCGGTGATGCCCGTGCCGGGGGTGAGCTCGACGACGGCGCTCGTCCGGAGCGAGGTCGGCGGGGTGCCGGCCT
This genomic stretch from Nocardioides renjunii harbors:
- a CDS encoding OsmC family peroxiredoxin, with the translated sequence MATTRTATTHWHGTLLEGAGKVSLDSSGTGTFEVSWPSRAEEADGRTSPEELIAAAHSSCFSMALSHGLTEAGTPPTSLRTSAVVELTPGTGITGIRLSVRGVVENITGDEFVAAAEAAKAGCPVSQALAGTTITLDAALG